The stretch of DNA ACAGGACTGAACTTGACCTTGTCCTTCATCTTCTCCCAGACTCTGAAGGacaggttgcccaggtgtttggccacaTCTATCAGCGCTCCTGAGACCAGTTGTGGATCCGGCTGTGAGCACTGGGCTCTGGCGCTGCTCTGACTGCTTTTATAACTGCTGAGGAACGGCacattgtgtttctgcaggtcTTTTTCAACAGCAGAGATGCTGTCTGACAGAGAGGAGATCTTCTCTTcaatcatcttcatctctctggTGACAGtcttcctcttctgctcctcttcctccctcagagctgccagtctggcctcctcttcctctttcaggaACTGGTGAAGCTTGTTGAACTCTGCTCTgatctgcctctctgtggccACCAGCTGCTTCTTGGAGTGTTCAACCACGTCTTTGTATGTTTTCTCAGCGTCTTCAtacttttccttcttttcctgtAGAGACTTCAAGTCAGATTTCAGCTGCTCCTTCAGCTCACTGACTGCTTCTTCTATAGGGACCACCTTGTGACCGTGGTGGTGAGGGAATTCAGAGGCAGCACATACAGCTCTCTGTTCCTCCCTACAGAACCATTTGCGCTCTGCTTTATGTTCTCTGCACAccacctccacttcctcctctcctttttctgtctcagatgATGCAGCTTTCTGTCTCCCAGCAAAGGAGTCAGCCAGTCCTTTCAGAGTTAAGTTTACATCTAGATCTTTTGAagattttcttttacaaatgggacagtttttgttttttgtttgttcccaGAATTGTTTCAGGCAGCTGGAACAGAAGCTGTGGTGGCAGCTCAGAGACACAGGATCTCTGAAagtctctgcacacacatggCAGTTCAAATAACTTTCAAGAAGAGCAATTTTCTCAGCCATTTGTTTTGTATCCAAATGATCTTTCAGTAACAAGACTCACCAAATCACCTCCACTTCAGCTTTCTGATTTTAATTCTCCGAGAGTGTCTTTTCAGGAAAGATGTCACACCCTGTAATGGTGGCTGAGTTCTGTTTGACAGTATCAAAATTTACTGTCAGTTTCACTTTCCCCT from Myripristis murdjan chromosome 9, fMyrMur1.1, whole genome shotgun sequence encodes:
- the LOC115365332 gene encoding nuclear factor 7, ovary-like, which gives rise to MAEKIALLESYLNCHVCAETFRDPVSLSCHHSFCSSCLKQFWEQTKNKNCPICKRKSSKDLDVNLTLKGLADSFAGRQKAASSETEKGEEEVEVVCREHKAERKWFCREEQRAVCAASEFPHHHGHKVVPIEEAVSELKEQLKSDLKSLQEKKEKYEDAEKTYKDVVEHSKKQLVATERQIRAEFNKLHQFLKEEEEARLAALREEEEQKRKTVTREMKMIEEKISSLSDSISAVEKDLQKHNVPFLSSYKSSQSSARAQCSQPDPQLVSGALIDVAKHLGNLSFRVWEKMKDKVKFSPVILDPNTAAGSLSLSDDLTSVRHEDTNQQLSDNPERFVMYAEILGSEGFNSGKHSWEVEVGDLPVWTVGLAKESVDRKGKRFVSPKHGVWCLWHSNGKYTNGLNKTVVTMKKSLQRIRVQLDYDRGKVSFYDSDDMTNICNHRDTFTEKLYPYFSVGKAADAKTKDIKVLQAEPSVILH